From the Amycolatopsis thermoflava N1165 genome, one window contains:
- the accB gene encoding acetyl-CoA carboxylase biotin carboxyl carrier protein, which produces MTLTPADIKLIVAALQESEWDQAEVVVGDVRVAVARNGATLDSASAPATAPAPAAAAAPAPAPVAAAPAVPAPHAPQEPEPAAEGGHVVTAPSVGVFWRAPEPGAKPFVEVGSKVAADDTIGIVEVMKLMSNVTAGVAGTVTAVHAENAQGVEFGTPLVTIQPEN; this is translated from the coding sequence ATGACGCTCACCCCGGCGGACATCAAGCTCATCGTCGCCGCCCTGCAGGAGTCGGAGTGGGACCAGGCCGAGGTCGTCGTCGGGGACGTCCGGGTCGCGGTCGCCCGCAACGGGGCGACTCTCGACTCGGCGTCCGCCCCGGCGACGGCTCCCGCTCCAGCTGCGGCGGCCGCGCCTGCTCCCGCCCCCGTCGCCGCTGCTCCGGCGGTCCCGGCTCCGCACGCCCCGCAGGAACCCGAGCCCGCCGCCGAGGGGGGCCACGTCGTGACCGCGCCCAGCGTCGGCGTGTTCTGGCGCGCCCCGGAGCCCGGTGCGAAGCCGTTCGTCGAGGTCGGCTCGAAGGTTGCCGCGGATGACACGATCGGCATCGTCGAGGTCATGAAGCTGATGAGCAACGTGACCGCCGGAGTGGCCGGCACCGTCACGGCGGTGCACGCGGAAAACGCGCAGGGCGTCGAGTTCGGCACGCCGCTGGTGACGATCCAGCCGGAGAACTGA